AACCGGCCGAACGGGTCGTCGCCGACCCCTGAGATCAACGCGGTGTGGTTGCCCAGACGTGCGGCGGCCACCGCCACGTTGGCGGCGCTGCCGCCGAGGAACTTGCCGAACGATTCGACGTCTTCGAGGCCCACCCCGGTCTGCAGGGGATAGACGTCGACACCGCTGCGGCCGATGGCGAGGGCGTCAAAAGCCTTGTTGGCGTTTGCGGTCACGGATACTCCCGAAGGCTTCTGGCTTTGTGGGTTCTGTCGACCTGACCGACGCCGGCGCGTCGGGCATTCGCCATCGACTGTGCGCCCCGCCACCCGGAAAGTCAAGACTTTGTCCTGACATTCTTACCTGCAGTCATGAGGAGGTACTCTGGGCAGCCACGCGCTCGGCGGGCGCGCGGACACTGGACGCAGGATCGGAGCGGGCGTGGTCACGACACTGGCTATCGAGGTCGATCGGTCGAGCCCGATCCCGCTGTACTTCCAGGTGGCGCAGGTCTTCGAGAAGGCCATCCTCGACGGACAGCTCAAGCCGGGGGACCGGTTCGAGAACGAACTGGCGCTGGCGAAGCGGTTGAACCTCTCGCGCCCCACGACCCGTCGCGCCATCCAGGAGCTCGTGGACAAGGGACTGCTGGTCCGCAAGCGCGGCGTGGGTACCCAGGTGGTGCAGACCCCGGTGCACCGTCCGGTGGAGTTGACCAGCCTGTTCGACGACCTGGCGCGGGCGGGGCAGGAGCCCACCACGCAGGTGCTCGACTATCGACTGGGCCCTGCGACCGACGACATCGCGCAGCATCTCAACCTTCCCGCCGGCAGCGACGTCGTGACGATGCGACGCCTGCGCTGCTCCAGCGGCCAGCCGCTTGCGGTGATGACCAATCACCTGCCCGCCGCGCTGGCGCCCGACCGCGACGAACTCGAGACGGCGGGTCTCTACCAGTCGATGCGCTCACGCGGAGTGCACATCCGCGTCGCCCGCCAGCGCATCGGGGCCAAGGCCGCTGACCGTGAGGAGGCACGCCTCCTCGACGAGAAGCCCAAGGCGCCGCTGCTGGTGATGGAGCGGACGGCCTTCGACGATTCGGGCCGAATCGTGGAGTTCGGCAGCCACGTGTATCGCGCCTCGCGCTACTACTTCGAAACTACGCTCGTCGATCGCTGACCTGAAAACCACTGCTGTGCACCGTATTTCGGTGCGCACTCTCGTCGTGTGACGTCCCGTGTTCGCCAGCACGCGTCTTCGCGAAGCTTTGACATGCGGTCCTAATGTCAGAACAAAGTGTTGACTTTCCAGTGTGAGCGGTATTACATCGACTGCGAGGCCGTGTCGCTTGCCACCGGCGTGCAGACGCTCAAGCTCCGCGGCGATGTCCGAGGACAAGGAGAGACAATGAACTTCACTCGGCTCGTGGCTGCAGCCAGCCTGGGCGTTCTCGTACTGGGTGCGTCTGCGTGCTCCAGCACCGGGGGCAAGCCGGACAGCAGTCGAGGCGGGATGGGTGCGGGCACCGCGGACACCCCGCGCGCGACCATCGCGATGATCACCCACGAGGCGCCTGGCGACTCCTTCTGGGACCTCGTGCGCAAGGGCGCCGAGACCGCGGCCAAGAAGGACAACATCGAACTCGTCTACTCAAGTGATCCCGAAGGGCCGAACCAGGCCAACCTCGTGCAGAACGCCGTCGACCGTGGTGTCGACGGCATCGCACTGACTCTGGCCAAGGCCGACGCGATGAAACCCGGTGTGGCCAAGGCCATCGGCAAGGACATCCCCGTCGTGGCGTTCAACTCCGGATCCGATGTGTGGCAGTCGATGGGCATCAAGGAGTACTTCGGCCAGGACGAGTTCATCGCCGGCCAGGAGGCCGGCAAGCGGCTGGCCGCAGACGGCGCCAAGAAGGCGATCTGCGTTATTCAGGAGCAGGGACACGTCGGCTTGGAGGCGCGCTGTGCGGGTGTGAGGGACACCTTCCCCGCCTCCGAGGTGCTCAACGTGAACGGCAAGGATATGCCGTCCGTCGAGGCCACCGTGACGGCCAAGCTTCAGCAGGACCCGAGCGTCGACACCGTGCTCACCCTCGGTGCGCCGTTCGCGCTGACCGCGGTGCAGTCGGTGAAGAACGCGGGCAGCAGCGCCAAGATCGCGACCTTCGACACCAACGCTGCACTCGTCGACGCGATCAAGAACGGCGACGTCCAGTGGGCCGTCGATCAGCAGCCCTTCCTGCAGGGTTATCTCGCGGTTGACTCGCTGTGGCTCTACCTCAACAACGGCAACGTCATCGGTGGCAACCAGGCGACGCTGACCGGACCGTCGTTCATCGACAAGACCAACATCGACGCCGTCGCCGAGTATGCCCAGAACGGAACCCGCTGATGAGTACACAAGCCGACCTCAACTTGGACACGCACACAGTCGTCCATGACGAGCGGGTCAGGGAGCAGAACAAGCTGCAGCGGTTGATCATTCGCCCCGAGATGGGGGCGCTGGTCGGCGCCGTCGGCATCTTCATCCTGTTCCTGATCGTCGCGCCGCCGTTCCGGTCGGCGGAGTCCCTGGCGACGGTGCTCTACGCAAGCTCGACCATCGGCATCATGGCCGTCGGTGTCGGCCTGCTGATGATCGGCGGTGAGTTCGACCTGTCCGCGGGCGTCGCGGTCACCACCAGTTCGCTCGCGGCGTCCATGCTCTGCTACAACCTGCACCTGAATCTGTGGGCGGGTGCTGCTCTGGCACTGGTGATCTCACTGGCCGTTGGGTTCTTCAACGGCTACATGGTGATGAAGACGAAGATCCCGTCGTTCCTCATCACGCTGTCCACGTTCTTCATGCTGGCCGGTATCAACCTGGCCGTGACCAAGCTGCTGTCCGGTCAGGTCGCAACGCCCAGTGTGTCGGACATGGAGGGATTCGACTCGGGCAGGGCGGTTTTCGCCTCGAGCATCCCGATCGGCCCGGTCGAGGTCCGCGTCACCGTGCTGTGGTGGATCCTGTTCGCTCTCATCGCGACCTACGTGCTGTTCAAGACGCGCACCGGCAACTGGATCTTCGCCGTCGGCGGAAACCAGGACAGCGCACGGGCGGTGGGCGTGCCGGTGACCAAGGTCAAGATCGGCCTGTTCATGGTGGTGGCGTTCTGCGCCTGGTTCGTCGGCATGCATCTGCTGTTCGCCTTCAACACCGTGCAGTCCGGTCAGGGCGTGGGCAACGAGTTCTTCTACATCATCGCCGCGGTCATCGGAGGCTGCCTGCTCACCGGTGGTTACGGCACCGCGATCGGCACCCTGATCGGCGCGTTCATCTTCGGCATGACCAACCAGGGCATCGTCTATGCCGGTTGGAACCCCGACTGGTTCAAGTTCTTCCTCGGCGCGATGCTGCTGTTCGCGGTGGTCGCCAACAACGTGGTCCGCAACTACGCCGCCAAGCGGTAGGAGAGAAGTCGACATGAGCACCACTGCTGAAGCGCCCATCGCCGAGACGCCCTCGGGTGGCGATACCCCTCTGGTCGAACTCAGGGGAGTCGGTAAGAGTTACGGAAACATCATCGCGCTCAAGGACATCAACCTTCGCGTGGGCGCGGGAGAGGTCACCGGTGTGCTCGGTGACAACGGTGCGGGCAAGTCCACGCTGATCAAGATCATCGCCGGTCTGCACAAGCCCACCGATGGGGAACTGCTCATCGACGGAGTCGCGGCGGAGTTCAGCTCGCCCAAGGACTCGCTCAACGCCGGGATCGCCACGGTGTACCAGGACCTCGCCGTGGTGTCGCTGATGCCGGTGTGGCGCAACTTCTTTCTTGGCAATGAGTTGCGAAAGAAGGGGCTGTTGAAGTCCTTGGACATCAACGCCATGCGCGCGACGACGATCTCCGAGTTGAACAAGATGGGCATCGACCTGCCCGACGTCGACGCGCCCATCGGTTCGCTGTCGGGCGGTCAGCGCCAGTGTGTGGCGATCGCGCGGGCCATCTTCTTCGGCGCCCGCGTGCTGATCCTCGACGAGCCGACGGCTGCGCTGGGCGTCAAGCAGTCCGGCATGGTGCTGCGCTACATCACCGCGGCCAAGGAGCAGGGTTTCGGGGTCATCTTCATCACGCACAACCCTCATCACGCGCATATGGTCGGCGACCATTTCGTGCTGCTCAACCGTGGCCGGCAGAAACTGGACTGCACCTACGACGAGATCACGCTGGAACACCTGACGCAGGAGATGGCCGGCGGCAATGAACTCGAGGCCTTGACCCACGAATTGGGGCGGCACTAGGTTCCGGGCGCCGTTTGACGGTGTCGGAAGCCCGCGCCGCGAGGTCTGTCGCCGTTGAAATGTGCGGAATTGCAGCAAATTTCACGAAATAGCCTGCAATTCCGCACATTTCCTCTGGGGCGGGGTGTCCGGGGCCGGGGCAAGCCAGCCGGGCCGGGCCGGGCCGAGCCAGCCGGGCCGGGCCGGGCCGGGCCGAGCCAGCCGGGCTGGGGCCGAGCCAGCCGGGCTAGGGCCGAGCCCAAGCCAGCGCGGCCGGGCTAGGGCAGCAGCGCAGGCTCCGGGGCCGCGCCCAGCCCACGCAGGCGGGCCGCGTCCAGGCTGGGCGGGGCGCCGAACAGTCGCCGGTACTCCCGGGTGAACTGCGACGGGCTGTCATAGCCGACCCGGTGTCCCACACCCGCGATGTCGTCGGACTCGGCGACCAGCAGTGATCGGGCCGACTGCAGCCGAATCTGCTTCTGAAACTGCAGGGGACTCATGGCCGTGACGGAGCGGAAGTGCCGGTGGAATGCCGACGTGCTCATACCGGCCATCTGCGCCAGACCCTCGATTCGCATCGGCTCGGCGTAGTTGTCGCGCATCCAGCTGATCGCCCGGTTCAGGTGCGTCAGATGACTGTCGGCAAGCGCGATCTGGCGCACCGTGGCTCCGTGCGGGCCGACCAGCAGCCTCCACAGAATCTCCTGTTCGTACAGTGGTGCGAGCACGGGCGCGTCGGCGGGGCGATCCAGCAGGCGAACCAGGCGTGCGACAGCGTCGAGCAGTTCGGCGTCGGCCTCGCCGGTGGCCATCGCCGGCGCCGCTGACGTGGTCCGCGGCAGGGCAGGGGCTCGCAGCGCCAGTTCGGCCAGCGCGGCCGGCCGCAGCACCAGACCCACGCCCATCGACGGCCGGGTGGTGTCGAGGTACTGGCCCGTGACGGGCAGGCTCGCGGTGACGATCAGGATCTGTCCGGCCCGGTACTCGAAGACCTCGTCGCCGAGCAGGAGGCGCTTGCCGCCCTGCGTCATGACGACCAGGAGGGGCTCGGTGAGCGAGTAGTCGGGGCCCGCCGAGCCCGTCACCTTAGACAGCAGCAGGCCGTTGATGCGTGTCTGCATCCCCGGCCGCGCGTGCTTCTCGATGTGGCCGCTGATCTCCGACAGCAGGTCCCGCGCACTGGGCATGTCGTCACTCAATCATCCGAAACGACTAATCGTCGAGAGATCGGCAGGATTGTGCAAGAGCTTGCGACTATCGCGCTACCGCATGTCCGTGCCCCGCGGTTGTATGGAGTCATCCCAATTCACCTGACACAGGAGTACTTCAATGACGCTCGACAACTACGTGACGCTCGGCAGATCCGGACTTCGGGTCAGCCCATTCGCACTCGGTGCCATGACCTTCGGAGAGGATTTCGGTGCCGTCGGCACCACCGTGGAGGACTCCGAACGAATCCTCACGGCCTACCTGGACCGCGGCGGCAACTTCATCGACACCGCGAACTTCTACACCAACGGCCACTCCGAGAAGATCCTCGGCGACTACTTCGCCCGCACCCCGGGCAGTCGTCAACGCGTGGTGCTGGCGTCGAAGTTCTTCGGCAACATGTTCCCGGGCGACCCGAACGGTGGTGGGGCGGGCCGGTCGGCCATCATCGGGCAACTGCATGACACGCTGCGCCGCCTGCAGACCGACTACCTCGACGTCTACTGGCTGCACAACTGGGACCGCAACACGCCGATTGAGGAGACCATGCGGACCCTGGACGACCTTGTGCGCGCCGGCACCGTGCGTTACATCGGGTTCTCCAACACCCCGGCGTGGCTCACCGCGCAGGCGCAGACCATGGCCGTGCTGCGGGGTTGGACGCCGCTGATCGCCCTGCAGGTCGAGTACTCGCTGCTGGCCCGCACGGTGGAGAGCGAACTGACCGCGTTGGCGTCGGACCAGGGCCTGGCCCTGGTGCCGTGGAGTCCGTTGGGAGGGGGATTCCTGTCCGGCAAGTACCGGCGTGGCTCCGCCGTCGTGGACTCGGGCCGAGCGGACGTCGTCGAAGGTCCGACCGACGCGGAGTTCGACGTCATCGAGGCGGTCGCCGGAATCGCCGCTGAACTCGAAACCACCTCGTCCGCAGTGGCATTGGCGTGGCTGCGGGCGCGTCGAGGTACGGTCGTGCCGATCATCGGGGCGCGCCGCCTGGCGCACCTGGACTCCAATCTGGAAGCCCTCGGAGTCGTGTTGACGCCTGAGCACCTGAAGATCCTCGACGTGGTCTCCGCACCGTCGCTGAGTTATCCCGCCGAACTCAACGGCGACATGCGCGCCACGCTTCAGTTCGCGGGCACCACGGTCGACGGTGAGCCCTCCACGGTGTTCCCGATGCTGCTCGCCAGCGACGTTCGGTACTGATTTTCACACCGTGAACGCCGCCCGGAAGGCCGCCAGGGCCTCAGCGCTGTCCCCGGCGGCATAGGCCTCCATGCCCACCGTTCCGCGGTATCCGCTGTCCCGCAGCGCCTTGGCGACTGCGGGATAGTGGATTTCGCCGGTGCCAGGCTCGCATCGGCCGGGCACATCGGCGACCTGGACCTCGCCGATCGCCGCTCCGCAGCGACGCACCAGTTCGATCAGGTTCCCCTCGCCGATCTGCGCGTGGTACAGATCCAGCATCATCTTGACGTGGGGATGGTCGACGGCCTCGACGAGTGCCAGGGTGTCCTTGGCGCGGGCCAGCGGAACCCCGGGGTGGTCGACGAGGGTGTTCAGATTCTCAAGACAGAACGTGACCCCTGCATCGGCGCCGAGTTCGCCGAGCGCCTCGAGTCCGCGTAGCGCCGAGAACCACATGGCGCCGGTGACGCGTTGTTGTGGGCGAGCGGCCTGACCGTCGACGAGTTCACCGGGATGGACGACCAGGCGCGGAACACCCAGCACCGCGGCGGCCTTGACGGCCTGCTGGGCGGTGCGCACGACTTCTGCGGCACCGTCGGGATCGTAGAGGTCACCGTGCAGGTAGCCGGTCATCGAGGAGAACCGCGCTCCTGTGGCGGCCAGCGCGGCGAGGTCTTTGTCCTCGAAGCTCCAGATCTCGACTGCGAAGCCGAAGTCGGAGATGCGTCGCGCACGTTCGACGATGTCGAGGTCGGTGAAGACCATCTCGGCGCAGACCGCCAGTTCAAAGGTCATCGCCGGGGTCTCCTGATCATGGGAACGTTCTGGGGCACGTTGAACCTCTCGTCTTCGGCGCCGACCGCTGTCAGCGACGTCCACTTCGCGTTTTCGCGCACAGCCGCTGCGAGTTTCCCCGCGACCCGCAGCGGGTACTGACGGAACGACACCGCACGAGAGATGGGGCTGGACGTGACGACGGAAACCGAGATCATCGGGCAGACACGGACGACCGAAACGGTCAGCTCGCTGGGACTGGTGCTCAACTTCGCCGCAGTGGTGATCATGGCCGTCGCGTTGGCGGGCCTGGGCTTGGGCAACGGCCTGGCGGCAGCGTGTTCGGCGGCGGTGGCGGTCATCGCCTTCACGGCCAGTCTGGCCTGCTTCGCGCTGGACCGCTGAGTCATCGCAGCGGCAGCCCGGCCGCGGTGTAGGCGGCATCGACCAGGGACATGTTGGCCACCGGATCGGCGATCGAGACGGGCAGCGGAGCCCCGGCGATCACCGTCGCCGCGAATTTCTCCAACTGCCAGCTGTACGACGTCCTGGTGCCCAGGTGCTCGACCCGCTCGCCATCGGCCGTCCGCACCGTGATCCGGTCGTCCCCATGCGGCTTGATGAAGTTGTGCGCCGTCGCCGACCCGGCTGAGCCGATCAACGTGATGCGGAAATCCTGTTCGGCGGCCACCATGCTGTTGACCGACCGCGCGGTGACCTCGCCCAACGACAGGTCGACGGTGCAGCTTTCGTCGACGCCCGCCGCACACTCGACGGCGCGGGCCTCGACGATCCGCGGTGCGACGCCCCGCGCGGCCGCCACGGCGCGCACGAACTGCAGCCCGTAACAGCCGAGGTCCATCAGCGCCCCGCCTGCCAGGTCCAGCCGCCAGCGCGGATCGTCGTCGGCCGGTGGTGGCATTTCCATCCGCACCTCGATGTGCCGCAGTCGGCCGATCTCGGACCCACCGGCCAGATCGAGCATCCTGCGGGTCACCGGGTGGTGCACATGGTGGAAGGCCTCGATCACCGGTACACCGGACGCTGCAGAGGCCGCGGCGACCTGTCGCGCCTCGGCCTGGTTGCGGGCATATGGCTTCTCGGTCAGCGTGGGCTTGCCGGCCGCGACCGCCGCGAGATTCCATGGCGCGTGCAGGGAATTGGCCAGCGGGTTGTAGATCACGTCGACTTCGGGGTCGGCCAGCACGTCGGCATAGCTGTCGACTGCGCGTTCGACACCGTACTTCTCGGCGAAGAGCTTGGCGCGGAGCGGATCCCGCGCGCCGATGGCCACCAGGCGGTACCCGAGGTCGTGGGCGGGTCCGACGATCGCGAGTTCGGCGATCCGTGCCGCACCCAGAATTCCGATGCGCAGCGTCACGCCGAAACCGACTGCAGGAACGCCACACTGGCCAGCACGTCGGCCAGGGGTCCGTCCGTGTCGCCGGGTTCGGTGTCGAGGATGGTGTCCTGCTCCATCACGTACCACCCGCAATACCCGCTGTCCTCCAGCGTCTTGACGATCCCGGTGATGTCGACATCGCCGGCGCCCAACGGCACGTACATGCCTGCCGCGACGGCCTCGGTGTAGGTCAGTTCCCCGGTCTGCACCTTGCTGGCCAGCGCGGCGTCGACGTCCTTGAGGTGGGCGTGTTCGATGCGCTCGGGCACCGTGCGGGTCAACTCCAGGGGGTCGGTGCCGCCGATCAGCAGGTGTCCGGTGTCCAGGCACAGCGCGATCGACGATCCGGCGAGCACGCGGTCGACGTCGGATCGGGTCTCCACCATGGTGCCCACATGGGGATGCAGCACGGCCTTGAGCCCGTACTCGGCCGCCAGGGCACTGAGCTTGTCGAGGTGGGAAAGCAGTGTGGCCCACTGGCTGTCGCCCAATTCGGGGCGAGAGTCGTAACCATCGGTGCCCGTCGCGGCCGCCAGGACGACGACCCCGGCGCCAGCCGCCACCAGAGACCGCAGGGGGCCGATGAGATCCTGGCTCGGGTCGTGGTCGGCGTCGTGCAGGACGACGGGGACGAACCCGCCGACGCAGGCGAGCCCGAATCCGTCCAACAGCGAGATCAGTTCGTTCGCATCGCTCGGCAGGAATCCGTCGGGTCCCAGTTCGGTGGCGGTCAGGCCGGCCTGACGCATCTCCGCGAGCACACGGTCCGCCGACATCTGATGTCCCCATCCGGGCACCTCGCACACGCCCCACGAGATGGGGGCTCCGGCAATCTTCATCGTCTGACCTCTTCGATGGTGACGGGCGCGTTGCGGCGCAGGGATTCGGCGGCGGCCTCGGCGATCCACGCGACCTCGACGGCGTCGGCCACGGTCGCGCCCTGGATGGGGCCACCGTCGACCACACCGAGGAAGGCGCCGAGTTCGGCGCGGAACGCGTCGGTGAACCGGTCCATGAAGAAGTGGTGGGGCTGACCCGTCGGGAAGTCGTTGCGGGGGTCCGTGTTTCGCACTGGAACGCCCTGATCCCAGCCCGCGACGACGGTGTCGGTGAAGCCGTGCACCTCGAGCCTGCAGTCGTAACCACGTCCGTTGTAGCGGGCCGCCGACACCACGCCGAGTGCACCGCCGTCGAAGCGGACGGTGATCGCGGCGGTGTCGACGTCGCCGTATTCGGTGAACAGTGGGTCGCCCTGCACGCTGCCGGTGGCGTACACCTCCACGGCCTCCTGGCCGGTGATCCAGCGCAGGACGTCGAAATCGTGTACCGCGCAGTCCCGAAAGATTCCGCCGGAACCGGCGATGTACTCCATGGGCGGTGGCGCGGGGTCCATCGTGGTGCTGCGGACGGTGTGCAGGGCGCCGAGGTCACCGCGGTCGACGGCGGCCTTGGCGGCCGCGAACGCGGCGTCGAAGCGGCGCTGGTACCCGATCTGGACCGGGACGCCCGAACGCGCGATCGCCTCGGCGACCCGTGCGCTCTCGGCCGCGGTGGAGGCGACGGGCTTCTCGCAGAAGGTGGGCACGCCACGTTCGACCGCCGCCACGGTCAATGCCGCGTGCGCGGGGGTCGCGGCCGCGACCACGACGCCGTCGACACCCGAGGAGAGCAGCTTCTCGGCCGAATCCACCGGAGTCACGTCGTATTTGGTGGCGACCTGCGCGACGACGTCGGGTCGTTCGTCGGTGATGAGCAGGCGGTCCACGCCCGGCAGGTTGGTCAGTGTCTCGGTGTGGAACGCGCCGATCCGGCCGAGGCCGATGAGCCCGAGTGTGGTCATGGAGTTCTCCGTTCGTCGTGGCTGCGCAGAGCGATGTCGAGTTCTTCGGGGGAGGCATCGGCGGCGAGTGCGCCCAGCACGGTGTCGACCTGGCTGGGCGGCGCGAGGATGCCGATGGGCTGATCGCTGTCGAGGTTGGTGGGGAATGGGTAGCCCTCGGCGGTCGCGACGACCGCATTGTGGATCTCGTGGGGCGGACGTCCGGCGGCCTGCATCGCGCGCAGGGTGGGGTAGACCGCGCGCACCATCGCGGTGCGGTCCAGGACCTCCATCGCCCGACCGAACGGTGAGGACACCTGCAGCAGGTTGGCCATGCGGCGGATATCGGATGACGTGTTGGCCCCGGCGCCGTGGTACAGCGCGGGATTGAAGAACACCGCGTCGCCCTTGTGCAGAGGGACCTGTACGTGATGGTCGGCGAAGAACTCGAGGAACTCGGGTCGGCGGAACGCGACGTATCCGGGGGCGAAGCGCTGCGAATAGGGCAGCAGCATCGTGGGCCCGCTGTCCAGTGGCATATCGCAGTGCGCCACCGCGCCCTGCAGGGTCAGCAACGGCGACACTCTGTGCAGGTGCGCTGGGTAGGCCGCCAACTGGTCGGTGTCGACGAAGCCGAGGTGGTAGTCCCGGTGCGGAACCTGTGCCGCGCCACCGGGATTGACGACGTTGACCTGAGAGGTGACCTGATACCGCGGACCGAGCCAGGCCTGCGAGACGACGGCCAGCGCGTCGTTGGCGTAGTAGTCGGCGAACACCGCGGGGGAGTGCAGCGCGAGTTTCTGCGCGGCGTTCCAGATCCGGTCGTTGGCACCGGGCTTGCCGAAATGGTCGCCGGCCTCGCCGCCTGCGGAGCTTTGCGCCTCGATCAACTCCTCGAAGGCGGCGCTCGCGGCGTCGGTCACGCTCTCCGAGAAGGCGCCCTCGAGCACCACGACTCCGGGGCCGTCGGCGAGGGCGGCGATGAGTTCGGCCTGCAGGGCGCGCCGGTCCGCGCTGCCCATGTCGGCGGCCGAATAGACCAGGACGTTGCCCCGCACGTCGTGCGCGTGCGGGTAGTCGGCAAGGTCGGTGTGGTCCGGCAACTGGGCGCGGAAGTCGTCGAGGCTGCAGTCCGCGTCCTCGATCCAGGCGGCGCGGTGGCCTGCGGAGGTGGCGGTGCTGGACATGTCCGCAAGTCTCGCTGTGGTATGAGGCACAA
The DNA window shown above is from Mycolicibacterium confluentis and carries:
- a CDS encoding GntR family transcriptional regulator; its protein translation is MVTTLAIEVDRSSPIPLYFQVAQVFEKAILDGQLKPGDRFENELALAKRLNLSRPTTRRAIQELVDKGLLVRKRGVGTQVVQTPVHRPVELTSLFDDLARAGQEPTTQVLDYRLGPATDDIAQHLNLPAGSDVVTMRRLRCSSGQPLAVMTNHLPAALAPDRDELETAGLYQSMRSRGVHIRVARQRIGAKAADREEARLLDEKPKAPLLVMERTAFDDSGRIVEFGSHVYRASRYYFETTLVDR
- a CDS encoding substrate-binding domain-containing protein, encoding MNFTRLVAAASLGVLVLGASACSSTGGKPDSSRGGMGAGTADTPRATIAMITHEAPGDSFWDLVRKGAETAAKKDNIELVYSSDPEGPNQANLVQNAVDRGVDGIALTLAKADAMKPGVAKAIGKDIPVVAFNSGSDVWQSMGIKEYFGQDEFIAGQEAGKRLAADGAKKAICVIQEQGHVGLEARCAGVRDTFPASEVLNVNGKDMPSVEATVTAKLQQDPSVDTVLTLGAPFALTAVQSVKNAGSSAKIATFDTNAALVDAIKNGDVQWAVDQQPFLQGYLAVDSLWLYLNNGNVIGGNQATLTGPSFIDKTNIDAVAEYAQNGTR
- a CDS encoding ABC transporter permease, which produces MSTQADLNLDTHTVVHDERVREQNKLQRLIIRPEMGALVGAVGIFILFLIVAPPFRSAESLATVLYASSTIGIMAVGVGLLMIGGEFDLSAGVAVTTSSLAASMLCYNLHLNLWAGAALALVISLAVGFFNGYMVMKTKIPSFLITLSTFFMLAGINLAVTKLLSGQVATPSVSDMEGFDSGRAVFASSIPIGPVEVRVTVLWWILFALIATYVLFKTRTGNWIFAVGGNQDSARAVGVPVTKVKIGLFMVVAFCAWFVGMHLLFAFNTVQSGQGVGNEFFYIIAAVIGGCLLTGGYGTAIGTLIGAFIFGMTNQGIVYAGWNPDWFKFFLGAMLLFAVVANNVVRNYAAKR
- a CDS encoding ATP-binding cassette domain-containing protein; its protein translation is MSTTAEAPIAETPSGGDTPLVELRGVGKSYGNIIALKDINLRVGAGEVTGVLGDNGAGKSTLIKIIAGLHKPTDGELLIDGVAAEFSSPKDSLNAGIATVYQDLAVVSLMPVWRNFFLGNELRKKGLLKSLDINAMRATTISELNKMGIDLPDVDAPIGSLSGGQRQCVAIARAIFFGARVLILDEPTAALGVKQSGMVLRYITAAKEQGFGVIFITHNPHHAHMVGDHFVLLNRGRQKLDCTYDEITLEHLTQEMAGGNELEALTHELGRH
- a CDS encoding AraC family transcriptional regulator, with the protein product MPSARDLLSEISGHIEKHARPGMQTRINGLLLSKVTGSAGPDYSLTEPLLVVMTQGGKRLLLGDEVFEYRAGQILIVTASLPVTGQYLDTTRPSMGVGLVLRPAALAELALRAPALPRTTSAAPAMATGEADAELLDAVARLVRLLDRPADAPVLAPLYEQEILWRLLVGPHGATVRQIALADSHLTHLNRAISWMRDNYAEPMRIEGLAQMAGMSTSAFHRHFRSVTAMSPLQFQKQIRLQSARSLLVAESDDIAGVGHRVGYDSPSQFTREYRRLFGAPPSLDAARLRGLGAAPEPALLP
- a CDS encoding aldo/keto reductase, with the protein product MTLDNYVTLGRSGLRVSPFALGAMTFGEDFGAVGTTVEDSERILTAYLDRGGNFIDTANFYTNGHSEKILGDYFARTPGSRQRVVLASKFFGNMFPGDPNGGGAGRSAIIGQLHDTLRRLQTDYLDVYWLHNWDRNTPIEETMRTLDDLVRAGTVRYIGFSNTPAWLTAQAQTMAVLRGWTPLIALQVEYSLLARTVESELTALASDQGLALVPWSPLGGGFLSGKYRRGSAVVDSGRADVVEGPTDAEFDVIEAVAGIAAELETTSSAVALAWLRARRGTVVPIIGARRLAHLDSNLEALGVVLTPEHLKILDVVSAPSLSYPAELNGDMRATLQFAGTTVDGEPSTVFPMLLASDVRY
- a CDS encoding TIM barrel protein, producing the protein MTFELAVCAEMVFTDLDIVERARRISDFGFAVEIWSFEDKDLAALAATGARFSSMTGYLHGDLYDPDGAAEVVRTAQQAVKAAAVLGVPRLVVHPGELVDGQAARPQQRVTGAMWFSALRGLEALGELGADAGVTFCLENLNTLVDHPGVPLARAKDTLALVEAVDHPHVKMMLDLYHAQIGEGNLIELVRRCGAAIGEVQVADVPGRCEPGTGEIHYPAVAKALRDSGYRGTVGMEAYAAGDSAEALAAFRAAFTV
- a CDS encoding Gfo/Idh/MocA family protein; translated protein: MTLRIGILGAARIAELAIVGPAHDLGYRLVAIGARDPLRAKLFAEKYGVERAVDSYADVLADPEVDVIYNPLANSLHAPWNLAAVAAGKPTLTEKPYARNQAEARQVAAASAASGVPVIEAFHHVHHPVTRRMLDLAGGSEIGRLRHIEVRMEMPPPADDDPRWRLDLAGGALMDLGCYGLQFVRAVAAARGVAPRIVEARAVECAAGVDESCTVDLSLGEVTARSVNSMVAAEQDFRITLIGSAGSATAHNFIKPHGDDRITVRTADGERVEHLGTRTSYSWQLEKFAATVIAGAPLPVSIADPVANMSLVDAAYTAAGLPLR
- a CDS encoding sugar phosphate isomerase/epimerase family protein; amino-acid sequence: MKIAGAPISWGVCEVPGWGHQMSADRVLAEMRQAGLTATELGPDGFLPSDANELISLLDGFGLACVGGFVPVVLHDADHDPSQDLIGPLRSLVAAGAGVVVLAAATGTDGYDSRPELGDSQWATLLSHLDKLSALAAEYGLKAVLHPHVGTMVETRSDVDRVLAGSSIALCLDTGHLLIGGTDPLELTRTVPERIEHAHLKDVDAALASKVQTGELTYTEAVAAGMYVPLGAGDVDITGIVKTLEDSGYCGWYVMEQDTILDTEPGDTDGPLADVLASVAFLQSVSA
- a CDS encoding Gfo/Idh/MocA family protein yields the protein MTTLGLIGLGRIGAFHTETLTNLPGVDRLLITDERPDVVAQVATKYDVTPVDSAEKLLSSGVDGVVVAAATPAHAALTVAAVERGVPTFCEKPVASTAAESARVAEAIARSGVPVQIGYQRRFDAAFAAAKAAVDRGDLGALHTVRSTTMDPAPPPMEYIAGSGGIFRDCAVHDFDVLRWITGQEAVEVYATGSVQGDPLFTEYGDVDTAAITVRFDGGALGVVSAARYNGRGYDCRLEVHGFTDTVVAGWDQGVPVRNTDPRNDFPTGQPHHFFMDRFTDAFRAELGAFLGVVDGGPIQGATVADAVEVAWIAEAAAESLRRNAPVTIEEVRR
- a CDS encoding phytanoyl-CoA dioxygenase family protein; this encodes MSSTATSAGHRAAWIEDADCSLDDFRAQLPDHTDLADYPHAHDVRGNVLVYSAADMGSADRRALQAELIAALADGPGVVVLEGAFSESVTDAASAAFEELIEAQSSAGGEAGDHFGKPGANDRIWNAAQKLALHSPAVFADYYANDALAVVSQAWLGPRYQVTSQVNVVNPGGAAQVPHRDYHLGFVDTDQLAAYPAHLHRVSPLLTLQGAVAHCDMPLDSGPTMLLPYSQRFAPGYVAFRRPEFLEFFADHHVQVPLHKGDAVFFNPALYHGAGANTSSDIRRMANLLQVSSPFGRAMEVLDRTAMVRAVYPTLRAMQAAGRPPHEIHNAVVATAEGYPFPTNLDSDQPIGILAPPSQVDTVLGALAADASPEELDIALRSHDERRTP